Proteins found in one Pelobates fuscus isolate aPelFus1 chromosome 10, aPelFus1.pri, whole genome shotgun sequence genomic segment:
- the LOC134574815 gene encoding zinc finger protein 282-like produces MIAKKLGECETHASGNFASEVSCSTQSLSTVPPPHSLIHERNNEKIVTNKNQLTGEVPVRCQDIAVFFSVEEWKYLERHRDLYNNVMVENHRSVSSLGYRLVLGDANAF; encoded by the exons ATGATTGCGAAGAAGCTTGGTGAGTGTGAAACACATGCCAGTGGTAACTTTGCATCAGAAGTATCCTGCAGCACCCAAAGTCTCAGCACGGTGCCTCCACCTCACTCATTGATACATGAGAGGAACAATGAGAAGATCGTGACCAACAAAAACcagctgactggagag GTTCCTGTAAGGTGTCAGGATATTGCTGTCTTTTTCTCCGTGGAGGAGTGGAAATATTTAGAACGACACAGAGATCTTTATAATAATGTGATGGTGGAAAATCACCGATCTGTCAGCTCGCTGG GCTATCGTCTTGTTTTAGGAGATGCCAATGCTTTTTGA
- the LOC134574814 gene encoding zinc finger protein OZF-like, which translates to MKIINKNQRRKCPKLNKPQKRLFNSEGDHSDLSKDDVGSEDSTPQELANTGSTSTHIKEDLSIVCKERDNTDIDKEIEYISVCIKEESDDDDTDMYPSPKHKDESVSGHIENKVLLDLTEMECTNVIIKEESSTLMQNRYLYRQRVYHNKKCNVQNKNKLRKNKSLIQLKCSECGAKFTNKAAYTIHQKTHRKEKRFECPECPKRFTSKSVLVRHQETHTGEKLSCLECGRSFTYKSSLVYHQRSHTMKDLFPCSKCGKCFTGKSSLVYHERIHTGEKPFSCSECGKCFPDKTYLSRHQKSHTGEKPFPCSECGKCFTSNTNLIAHRRIHTQEKPFSCSECGKCFTGKSALVRHQRSHTGEKPFSCSVCYKRFTTNTNLTTHHRIHTEEKPFECSVCGKCFNNKSNFVKHQRSHTGEKPFSCTECGKCFMDKSNLITHQRIHTGEKPYSCMDCKKCFTCSSSFIKHQRIHTGEKPFSCSKCGRCFSDKSHLVTHLQSHTGEKPFFCSKCGKCFTIKSSLVRHQLSHTEK; encoded by the coding sequence ATGAAGATCATTAACAAAAATCAAAGaagaaaatgcccaaaattaaatAAACCACAGAAAAGACTATTTAATTCTGAGGGAGATCATTCAGATTTGAGTAAAGATGATGTTGGATCTGAAGATTCGACACCCCAGGAACTAGCAAACACCGGCAGTACATCTACACATATTAAGGAAGACTTATCCATCGTCTGTAAAGAAAGAGATAACACAGACATTGATAAAGAGATAGAATATATATCAGTCTGTATTAAAGAGGAATCTGATGATGATGACACAGACATGTATCCATCCCCAAAGCATAAAGACGAGTCTGTATCCGGTCATATAGAGAATAAAGTTTTACTTGACCTTACGGAGATGGAATGTACAAATGTAATTATTAAAGAGGAATCAAGCACATTGATGCAAAATAGATATTTATACAGACAGAGAGTATATCATAATAAAAAGTGCAATGTACAGAACAAAAATAAACTGAGGAAAAATAAAAGTCTTATACAGTTAAAGTGCAGTGAGTGTGGGgctaaatttacaaataaagctGCTTACACCATTCaccaaaaaacacacagaaaagagAAGAGATTTGAATGTCCTGAGTGTCCCAAAAGGTTTACAAGCAAATCAGTTCTTGTTAGACATCAAGAAACTCACACAGGCGAAAAACTGTCTTGTTTAGAATGCGGGAGGTCCTTTACTTATAAATCAAGTCTGGTTTATCATCAGAGGAGTCACACTATGAAGGACCTGTTTCCGTGTTctaaatgtgggaaatgttttactgGTAAATCAAGTCTAGTTTACCATgagaggattcacacaggagagaaacccttCTCATGTTCTGAGTGTGGGAAGTGTTTTCCTGATAAAACCTATCTTTCTAGGCACCAGAAGAGTCACACGGGAGAGAAGCCATTCCCATGTTCTgagtgtgggaaatgttttactaGTAATACAAATCTAATTGCCCATCGCCGAATTCATACCCAAGAAAAGCCATTTTCAtgctctgaatgtggaaaatgttttactgGAAAGTCGGCTCTTGTTAGACACCAGAGAAGTCACACGGGTGAAaagcctttctcatgttctgtatGTTATAAACGCTTTACAACCAATACAAATCTTACTACACACCATCGGATTCATACAGAAGAAAAGCCATTTGAATGTTCtgtatgtgggaaatgttttaacaaTAAATCTAATTTTGTTAAACATCAGAGGAGCCACactggagagaaaccattttcttgtactgaatgtggaaaatgttttatggACAAATCAAATCTTATTACACATCAAAGAATTCACACGGGTGAAAAACCATATTCCTGtatggactgcaagaaatgtttCACCTGTAGTTCCTCTTTTATTAAACATCAGAGGATTCACacgggagagaaaccattctcctgTTCTAAATGTGGACGATGCTTTTCAGATAAATCACATCTTGTTACGCATCTGCAGAGTCACACAGGGGAGAAACCGTTCTTTTGTTctaaatgtgggaaatgtttcacaATTAAATCAAGCCTTGTAAGACACCAATTGAGTCACACAGAGAAATGA